CAAAAGACAAGTGAATCAATTAACTTTACTTTTCAAATTGCTATTAAAATTACCTAGAGGCCatcatatattttttaaccATTAACCATTATTAAACTTGCTACAAAAAAAAGgccatttttattatttttaaatcagAACGTGATCATTAGTTGGTAGTGCGAAAGGACGAGCTAAAACATACGAATTTTGTCTTGTTGCGACACCCGCATATGCATTATACCATGCAATGAAAGCTACAATGACTCCTAACACACCGCCGGCTCTTGTCGATCCAACACTTGCAGCGAATTCACCAATGGACAATAATAAGAATGTAACAGctaataaaaagaataatgcAAAGAACATTACTGTGGATTTCATAGTACAGATAGTTAACCCAAATGTAAAAATTGCCCAAcctaataaataaaatccTAATGCATCTTGTAATTGCGCTTCTTTACCTTCGTAAGCAGATAAAATACCAAACCATGGAATATGAATTGCACCAAAACTTAACCAAAACCCACCATAAGAACATAATGCTGTACCACCAAAAGTATTTTCTAGAGCAATTTCCCAAATGCCCGCAATTAATTGAACTAAACCACCGTAAAACATTGCCAAACCAACCACAACATTTGGTGTGGTGATACCTTGTGCTCTTGCATTAAACATTGATAATACAAAAGTTGTTAAAGCGAAAGCTGATAATCCTAACGGAGCAGGGTTTGCAAACTTGTGGGATGATGGTGGAGCTAAACCTGGTTGTAAAGTACCACCAAAAGCATCATACAAGTCagcttttaaaaattttgttCTGCCAATGTAAacatattcattattttcaccACTTGTATAAATTTTACCTAAATCTTCACTGCTATCATTTTTCATAGCTTGATTATCTTCATAGACATCGTTTGATGATGA
The sequence above is drawn from the Tetrapisispora phaffii CBS 4417 chromosome 2, complete genome genome and encodes:
- the TPHA0B03870 gene encoding acetate uptake transporter family protein (similar to Saccharomyces cerevisiae ADY2 (YCR010C) and ATO2 (YNR002C); ancestral locus Anc_1.425), with the translated sequence MVSESEQVVRSSSNDVYEDNQAMKNDSSEDLGKIYTSGENNEYVYIGRTKFLKADLYDAFGGTLQPGLAPPSSHKFANPAPLGLSAFALTTFVLSMFNARAQGITTPNVVVGLAMFYGGLVQLIAGIWEIALENTFGGTALCSYGGFWLSFGAIHIPWFGILSAYEGKEAQLQDALGFYLLGWAIFTFGLTICTMKSTVMFFALFFLLAVTFLLLSIGEFAASVGSTRAGGVLGVIVAFIAWYNAYAGVATRQNSYVLARPFALPTNDHVLI